Proteins co-encoded in one Pristiophorus japonicus isolate sPriJap1 chromosome 30, sPriJap1.hap1, whole genome shotgun sequence genomic window:
- the LOC139240182 gene encoding small ribosomal subunit protein eS27 gives MPLAKDLLHPSPEEEKRKHKKKRLVQSPNSYFMDVKCPGCYKITTVFSHAQTVVLCVGCSTVLCQPTGGKARLTEGCSFRRKQH, from the exons ATGCCC ctggCGAAAGATTTGTTGCATCCGTCTCCCGAGGAGGAGAAGAGGAAACACAAGAAGAAACGCTTGGTGCAAAGCCCGAACTCCTACTTCATGGATGTCAAGTGTCCTG gctGTTACAAAATCACCACCGTGTTCAGCCACGCTCAGACCGTGGTGTTGTGTGTCGGATGTTCCACCGTACTCTGCCAGCCCACCGGGGGGAAGGCCAGGTTGACAGAAG GCTGTTCCTTCAGAAGAAAGCAGCACTAA